GGCGCATCGAGGGCGGTGATCTGCCCGCGCGGCACGCCGGAGGGGAATGCGGCATCGAGCGCCGCGATCCCGAACCGGAGTCCCGGGCGGGTGACGGGGACGAGCCGCCGGAGCTGCTCGGGAAAGGCGAGCTGCAGGCGCGGCGAGGTCATGGCGCACTACAGCGGCAGGACCCACTGGCCGAGGTCGTCGAGGGCCTGGGACCGGCGGCGGTATCGCCCCGCGGCCGCCTCGTCCTCGGCCCACGTGGGGAACCCCGACTCCCGTTGCAGCCGCGCGACCCGTCGCTCGAGCGCAACGGCGTACGCTTCGCTGACGGCGCCGCGCGCGTCGAACGCCCGCTCGTAGCGCGCGAGCAGCGCCGGGAAGTGCCGCGCGACGACCGGCAGGAAGACCGGCCTCACGGCCGGATAGAGCCGCAACGGCGAGGCGTGGACGAACGCCGCGCCCACGTCCTTGGCCGCGCGCATCAGGGCACGCAGCTGGGCCACGCCATCGGTCACGCCCGGCAGGACCGGCGCGATCATCACGCCCGCCGAGACGCCGGCCGCCGCGAGCTTCTCCACCGCGCGCAGGCGCACTGGCGGCATCGGGGAGCGCGCTTCGAGCTTCTTGATGAGCGGCACGTCGGTCGTGATGAGCGAGAGGTACACGGTGAGCCGGCTCCGCTCCGCCAGGCGCGCGAGCACGTCCAGGTCCCGCGCCACCAGCGGTGACTTGGTGACGAGGCTGACGTTGAGACCGTGAAACTGCGCCAGCCGCT
This region of Gemmatimonadales bacterium genomic DNA includes:
- a CDS encoding radical SAM protein, with amino-acid sequence MSWALLDQRRRGTSFVRLPIKSILNSPQQTGMGFWSLNPYVGCEFGCTYCFARFAHRYVVERGRDGGGLGAASWDDAAFEHQVFVKSEAPDVLALTLKPSRLGDAAIAIGTATDPYQPAERRFRLTRRILERLAQFHGLNVSLVTKSPLVARDLDVLARLAERSRLTVYLSLITTDVPLIKKLEARSPMPPVRLRAVEKLAAAGVSAGVMIAPVLPGVTDGVAQLRALMRAAKDVGAAFVHASPLRLYPAVRPVFLPVVARHFPALLARYERAFDARGAVSEAYAVALERRVARLQRESGFPTWAEDEAAAGRYRRRSQALDDLGQWVLPL